In the bacterium genome, GCCGCTGCCGAGAGGGCAACCGTCTCGGCAACGTCGATCATATTGCCGAGTTCCAGCGCGTTGACGATTTCCGTATTGAACACTCGGCTCGTATCGCCCAGGCCGATGTCTGCATAGCGACCCTTGAGCTGTGTGATCGTCTGAAAACTGGCCTGCATGGAATCCTCTTCGCGAAACACACCACAACCGGATTCCATGGCCAGGTTCAGCTCTCGGCGAATATCGGCAATCTTTTCGCCACCGTGCTTACCGCGCAGTGACTCGACCCGGTTCTCTTCTACACGGGCCTGCTCGACCAGATGACTCTCGCTGCCCTCGCTGGCATCGAGAGCAAACTTCGCCGCTGCTTTCCCAGAGCGCTGCCCGAACACCAGGCACTCGGTCAGCGAGTTGCTTCCGAGGCGGTTCGCACCGTTGATCGAAACCGAAGCACACTCACCTGCGGCATACAGACCCGGAAGTTCGGTCGCACCGTCGACGTCGGTATCTACACCGCCCATCATGTAATGCACGACGGGCCGCACCGGAATCGGCTCCCAGACCGGATCGATACCCACGTAGTTGCGCGCCAGTTCGCGCACGAAGGGCAGCTTCTTGTTGATCTTCTCCTCACCCAGATGCATCAGTTCCAGATGCACGTATTCGCCGTAGGCACCCTTGAAGGCGCGACCCGCCTGAAATTCCTTCATCTCGGCGCGCGAAACCATGTCGCGGGGACCGAGTTCCGCCTTGTTGCCCACTCCGTAGTCGTAGTCGACCAGGAAGCGCTCCCCCTTGGCGTTCTTCAGGTGGCCTCCTTCACCGCGTGATGCTTCCGTGATCAGGATGCCTGTTCCCGGCAGACCGGTCGGATGGTACTGGACAAACTCCATGTCCTTGAGCCCGACCCCCGCGCGGTAGGCCAGCGCCATGCCGTCACCCGTCTTGACCGCCGCGTTGGTCGTGAACGGGAAGATGCGGCCGGCACCGCCGGTACACAAGATCACTGCTCGGCCGAGTACTGCATGCATCCGACCTGTGCGGATATCGAAGGCGGCGACGCCGCGGGCACGACCGTTCTCCGTCAGGATACGAGTCGCGAAGAACTCGTCGTAGCGCACGATACGGTCGTAGCGCATGGAGTTCTGGAAGAGCGCATGCAACATATGGAAGCCGGTCTTGTCCGTAGCGAACCATGTCCGTTTCACGCTCATGCCGCCGAAGAAGCGCACCGAGATCTTTCCGTCGGGATCGCGGCTCCAGGGGCAGCCCCAGTGCTCGAGTTGGACCAACTCGCGGGGCGCGGCTTCAACAAAGGTCTCTACGGTGTCCTGATCAGCGAGGAAGTCACTCCCCTTCAGCGTATCGTAGGCGTGCAGCTCGAAACTGTCGTCATCGCGAACGGCACCGGCTGCACCGCCTTCTGCGGAGACAGTATGACTTCGCATCGGATAGAGCTTTGAAACGCAGGCCACGCTGATCGAAGGGTCTGCTTCGACGGCGGCCATGGCCGCACGCAACCCGGCACCGCC is a window encoding:
- a CDS encoding FAD-binding protein, with product MEVIHHDIVLVGGGGAGLRAAMAAVEADPSISVACVSKLYPMRSHTVSAEGGAAGAVRDDDSFELHAYDTLKGSDFLADQDTVETFVEAAPRELVQLEHWGCPWSRDPDGKISVRFFGGMSVKRTWFATDKTGFHMLHALFQNSMRYDRIVRYDEFFATRILTENGRARGVAAFDIRTGRMHAVLGRAVILCTGGAGRIFPFTTNAAVKTGDGMALAYRAGVGLKDMEFVQYHPTGLPGTGILITEASRGEGGHLKNAKGERFLVDYDYGVGNKAELGPRDMVSRAEMKEFQAGRAFKGAYGEYVHLELMHLGEEKINKKLPFVRELARNYVGIDPVWEPIPVRPVVHYMMGGVDTDVDGATELPGLYAAGECASVSINGANRLGSNSLTECLVFGQRSGKAAAKFALDASEGSESHLVEQARVEENRVESLRGKHGGEKIADIRRELNLAMESGCGVFREEDSMQASFQTITQLKGRYADIGLGDTSRVFNTEIVNALELGNMIDVAETVALSAAARKESRGAHTRTDFPTRNDRDFLKHSVVKFAADGPRLEYKPVTITRWQPEERKY